Proteins from a single region of Sphingopyxis sp. BSN-002:
- a CDS encoding GFA family protein: protein MAKTYHGSCHCGRVAFEVDMDFAGSSKCNCSYCRKQRNWNVPALKPDQFRLLRGEEHLGDYARSGEGFETHHRFCRECGTATHGHGSIDAMGGAFVGVRIAALDDLSTDELMGAPVTYCDGLNNNWWNAPEDIRAL from the coding sequence ATGGCCAAAACCTATCATGGAAGCTGTCATTGCGGACGCGTCGCGTTCGAGGTCGACATGGACTTTGCCGGCAGCAGCAAATGCAATTGCTCCTATTGCCGGAAACAGCGCAACTGGAACGTCCCGGCGCTGAAGCCCGACCAGTTCCGGCTGCTCAGGGGAGAGGAGCATCTCGGCGATTATGCGCGGAGCGGCGAGGGGTTCGAGACGCATCACCGCTTCTGCCGCGAGTGCGGTACGGCGACGCACGGGCACGGGTCGATTGATGCAATGGGCGGCGCTTTCGTCGGCGTCCGCATCGCCGCGCTCGACGATCTGTCGACCGACGAACTGATGGGCGCGCCGGTCACCTATTGCGACGGGCTCAACAACAATTGGTGGAATGCGCCGGAGGATATTCGGGCGCTTTAG
- a CDS encoding ABC transporter permease: MIQNIRGIRSIYLFEMARFGRTFWTSLMLPVITTTLYFVVFGSAIGSRMSDVSTVPYGAFIVPGLMMLTMFTESISNASFGIYMPKWTGTIYEMLSSPMSPLELLIAYVGAAATKSVIIGSIIFATAHLFVDVQVMHPLLMVAFMILMAVTFCLFGFIIGIWAQSFEQLQVIPLLVVYPLTFLGGAFYSLDMLPAAWRAVTLFNPVVYLISGFRWTFFGQGDVGIGVSMGAVTLFLALCLAVIFWMFRTGYRLKN; the protein is encoded by the coding sequence ATGATCCAGAATATACGCGGTATTCGTTCGATCTACCTGTTCGAGATGGCGCGCTTCGGGCGCACCTTCTGGACCAGCCTGATGCTGCCGGTGATCACGACCACGCTCTATTTCGTCGTCTTCGGATCGGCGATCGGCAGCCGGATGAGCGACGTCAGCACCGTGCCCTATGGCGCGTTCATCGTTCCGGGGCTGATGATGCTGACGATGTTCACCGAAAGCATCAGCAACGCGAGTTTCGGCATCTATATGCCCAAATGGACGGGGACGATCTACGAGATGCTCTCGTCGCCGATGTCGCCGCTGGAGCTGCTGATCGCCTATGTCGGCGCGGCGGCGACCAAGTCGGTGATCATCGGATCGATCATCTTCGCAACCGCGCACCTGTTCGTCGACGTGCAGGTCATGCATCCGCTGCTGATGGTCGCCTTCATGATCCTGATGGCCGTGACCTTCTGCCTGTTCGGCTTCATCATCGGCATCTGGGCGCAGAGCTTCGAGCAGCTGCAGGTGATCCCGCTGCTCGTCGTCTATCCGCTTACCTTTCTGGGCGGGGCCTTCTATTCGCTTGATATGCTGCCCGCGGCGTGGCGGGCGGTGACGCTGTTCAATCCCGTCGTCTATCTGATCAGCGGCTTCCGCTGGACCTTCTTCGGACAGGGCGACGTCGGGATCGGCGTCAGCATGGGCGCGGTGACGCTGTTCCTGGCGCTGTGCCTGGCAGTGATTTTCTGGATGTTCCGGACAGGCTACCGGCTCAAGAACTGA
- a CDS encoding integration host factor subunit beta translates to MIRSELVQKIASENSDLRLEEVERIVDAFFDSIVDQLAAGGRVELRGFGAFSTRSRESRTGRNPRTGTPVAVNAKKVPYFKPGKEMRERLND, encoded by the coding sequence ATGATCCGGTCGGAACTGGTGCAAAAAATCGCGAGTGAAAACAGCGACTTGCGCCTTGAAGAAGTAGAGCGAATCGTCGATGCGTTTTTCGATTCGATCGTAGACCAACTCGCGGCGGGGGGCCGCGTCGAATTGCGCGGATTCGGAGCATTCTCGACACGCTCACGCGAGTCGCGCACCGGCCGCAATCCGCGTACCGGCACGCCGGTCGCGGTGAACGCGAAAAAAGTCCCTTATTTCAAGCCCGGAAAGGAAATGCGCGAGCGTCTGAACGACTGA
- the rpsA gene encoding 30S ribosomal protein S1, whose translation MASTAFPSRDDFAAMLDESLGGADGGFEGRVVKGTVTAIENDLAVIDIGLKSEGRVPLREFAMPGQKADLNVGDEVEVYVDRVENANGETMLSRDRARREAAWDRLEEEFNKEARVEGVIFGRVKGGFTVDLGGAVAFLPGSQVDIRPVRDVGPLMDLPQPFQILKMDRRRGNIVVSRRAILEETRAEQRSGLIMNLEEGQIIEGAVKNITDYGAFVDLGGIDGLLHVTDMSYKRVNHPSEVINIGDTVRVQIIRINRDTQRISLGMKQLESDPWEGVAAKYPVGAKLSGTVTNITDYGAFVELEPGIEGLVHVSEMSWVKKNVHPGKIVSTSQEVDVIVLEVDSDKRRISLGLKQAQSNPWGAFAEAHPVGSVVEGEVKNATEFGLFVGLPGDVDGMVHMSDIAWGISGEEALHLHRKGEAVQVVVLDVDVEKERISLGIKQLEKGAPAVGGGSSAAGAGSLKKNDIVTVSVLEVRDNGLEVQAGEDGATGFIKRADLGRDRDEQRAERYQVGQKFDAMVIGFDRSKKPSFSVKAMQIAEEKEAVAQYGSSDSGASLGDILGEALKAGKKD comes from the coding sequence ATGGCCTCTACGGCTTTTCCGTCGCGCGACGATTTCGCCGCGATGCTCGACGAATCGCTGGGTGGTGCTGATGGCGGCTTTGAAGGCCGCGTCGTCAAGGGCACCGTGACCGCGATCGAAAACGACTTGGCAGTGATCGACATCGGCCTGAAGAGCGAAGGCCGCGTGCCGCTTCGCGAATTCGCGATGCCCGGCCAGAAAGCCGACCTCAACGTCGGTGACGAAGTCGAAGTCTATGTCGACCGCGTCGAAAACGCCAATGGCGAAACCATGCTGTCGCGCGACCGTGCTCGCCGCGAAGCTGCATGGGACCGCCTCGAAGAAGAATTCAACAAGGAAGCCCGCGTCGAAGGCGTCATCTTCGGCCGCGTCAAGGGCGGCTTCACCGTCGACCTCGGCGGCGCCGTGGCGTTCCTTCCGGGTTCGCAGGTCGACATCCGCCCCGTGCGCGACGTCGGCCCGCTCATGGACCTGCCGCAGCCCTTCCAGATCCTCAAGATGGATCGTCGCCGCGGCAACATCGTCGTGTCGCGCCGCGCCATCCTCGAAGAAACGCGCGCCGAACAGCGTTCGGGCCTGATCATGAACCTCGAAGAGGGCCAGATCATCGAAGGCGCGGTCAAGAACATCACCGATTACGGTGCGTTCGTCGACCTCGGCGGCATCGACGGCCTGCTCCATGTCACCGACATGAGCTACAAGCGCGTCAACCACCCGAGCGAAGTCATCAACATCGGTGACACCGTCCGCGTCCAGATCATCCGCATCAACCGCGACACGCAGCGCATCAGCCTCGGCATGAAGCAGCTCGAAAGCGATCCGTGGGAAGGCGTCGCCGCCAAGTACCCCGTCGGTGCGAAGCTCTCGGGCACCGTCACGAATATCACCGACTATGGTGCGTTCGTCGAACTCGAACCCGGCATCGAAGGCCTGGTCCACGTCAGCGAAATGTCGTGGGTCAAGAAGAACGTCCACCCCGGCAAGATCGTCTCGACCAGCCAGGAAGTCGACGTCATCGTCCTCGAAGTCGACAGCGACAAGCGCCGTATCTCGCTCGGCCTCAAGCAGGCCCAGTCGAATCCGTGGGGGGCGTTCGCCGAAGCCCACCCGGTCGGCTCGGTCGTCGAAGGCGAAGTCAAGAACGCGACCGAATTCGGCCTGTTCGTCGGCCTTCCGGGCGACGTCGACGGCATGGTCCACATGTCGGACATCGCTTGGGGCATCTCGGGCGAAGAAGCGCTGCACCTCCACCGCAAGGGCGAGGCCGTGCAGGTCGTCGTTCTCGACGTCGACGTCGAGAAGGAACGCATCAGCCTCGGCATCAAGCAGCTTGAAAAGGGTGCTCCGGCCGTCGGCGGCGGCAGCTCGGCTGCCGGTGCAGGTTCGCTGAAGAAGAACGACATCGTCACCGTCTCGGTTCTCGAAGTCCGCGACAACGGCCTCGAAGTCCAGGCCGGCGAAGATGGTGCCACCGGCTTCATCAAGCGCGCCGACCTCGGCCGCGACCGCGACGAGCAGCGCGCCGAGCGCTATCAGGTCGGGCAGAAGTTCGACGCGATGGTCATCGGCTTCGATCGCTCGAAGAAGCCCAGCTTCTCGGTCAAGGCGATGCAGATCGCCGAAGAGAAGGAAGCTGTCGCACAATATGGTTCATCGGACTCGGGCGCATCGCTCGGCGACATCCTCGGCGAAGCGCTGAAGGCCGGCAAGAAGGACTGA
- a CDS encoding ABC transporter ATP-binding protein, producing MTAVLEISGLGKTYKSGHQALSGVDLIINKGEIFALLGPNGAGKTTMISIVCGIVTASSGTVTVGGHDHAKDYRAARSMIGLVPQELHTDAFEKVITTVTFSRGLFGKPKDPAFIEQLLKDLSLWDKRNSKIMELSGGMKRRVMIAKALSHEPEILFLDEPTAGVDVELRRDMWNMVRGLRERGVTIILTTHYIEEAEEMADRVGVISHGKLILVEEKDALIKKLGRKTLTLNLADPLAAVPDELAQWKLQLGGEGYELVYEFDSQAEATGVPSLLRRMSDIGVQFKDLHTEQSSLEDIFVGLVHEKKNGERAA from the coding sequence ATGACTGCAGTTCTCGAAATTTCCGGACTCGGAAAGACTTACAAGAGCGGGCACCAGGCGCTTTCCGGTGTCGACCTTATCATCAACAAGGGGGAGATTTTCGCGCTGCTCGGGCCGAACGGCGCGGGCAAGACGACAATGATCAGCATCGTCTGCGGGATCGTGACGGCGAGCAGCGGTACGGTGACGGTCGGCGGGCACGATCATGCGAAAGACTATCGGGCCGCGCGCTCGATGATCGGGCTGGTGCCGCAGGAGCTCCACACCGACGCGTTCGAAAAGGTGATCACCACGGTGACCTTTTCGCGCGGCTTGTTCGGGAAGCCCAAGGATCCGGCATTTATCGAGCAATTGCTGAAGGACCTGTCGCTCTGGGACAAGCGGAACAGCAAGATCATGGAGTTGTCGGGGGGCATGAAGCGCCGCGTCATGATCGCGAAGGCGCTGAGCCACGAACCCGAAATCCTGTTCCTCGACGAGCCCACCGCCGGCGTCGATGTCGAGCTGCGCCGCGATATGTGGAACATGGTGCGCGGGCTGCGCGAACGCGGCGTCACGATCATCCTGACCACCCACTATATCGAGGAGGCCGAGGAGATGGCCGACCGGGTGGGCGTGATCAGCCACGGCAAGCTGATCCTGGTCGAGGAGAAGGATGCGCTGATCAAGAAGCTGGGGCGCAAGACGCTGACGCTCAACCTTGCCGATCCGCTGGCGGCGGTGCCCGACGAGCTGGCGCAGTGGAAGCTGCAGCTCGGTGGCGAGGGGTATGAGCTCGTCTATGAATTCGACAGCCAGGCCGAGGCGACCGGCGTGCCGTCGCTGCTGCGACGGATGAGTGACATCGGGGTCCAGTTCAAGGATCTCCACACCGAACAAAGCTCGCTCGAGGACATCTTCGTCGGGCTGGTGCATGAGAAGAAGAATGGGGAACGCGCCGCATGA